aattgaactcagaacctctggaagagcagtcagtgttcttaacctctgagccgtctctccagccctgtattatCTTATGTAATGGACTCTGGTGTCAACAGGAATCCTGGAGCCAACCCCATGCATAGAGAGATGACTGCATTGAACTTGAAGGCTGTGCTCCCGTCCTTACCACTCCTCTGTCAGGAGAAAACAGATGAAgcctttaggttaggaaaaaaCATCTATTATGAAGGTTTTTTGTTAATGCATTTGACTCTAagctagaaaaatattttaatttacatgGATATCTCTTACCTCTGCTTCAGAGCCAGGAACTGGGAATTTGTTTTTTTAGCACCAGCTGTTTACTCATAGTTTTATGAGTTTAGGAATATGTCTCCTAACCTTTCTTGGTCTGCAGTGTTCCTCTGTGAAATGAGGTAATGCCTGTCTTTGTAAATTATGAATTACAGAATATAAACAGAAACATTAAGTTCCCACCCAGACTCCACTGGAAACTTCTGCAGGGCAATACCATTTCAAGTGCCAGGCAGTAATGTTGATGGGCCAAGAAAATGCCAACAAGAAAAGCAGTGTCTCTGCTTTGCTGTATTGGCAGAGTTCCTAGGGATGCCAGCCAAACATTTTCCTTCATCCTAGAAGCTTGCCTTTCAAACTAAGGGAGAGAATGGTACCTTACACCCTTCTTCCACTACATGGGGAAACAAAGACACGTCCATATTTTGACAAAAAGGACCACTTGCCAGCTCTGCCTGGGTCAGCTGGCTGGGATTTGAGTGGAAACTGTAGTTTGATTGTGTGGCTTGCCTTACAGATGCTGGATCCCTTGAGCAGTGCTGAAAATTCTTTATCAGGAAGCTGCCAATCCTTGGACAGGTCAGCAGACAGGTATGGAGGTGTGGGTGGTTTGGGGGCCTAATAAGTAGGCATTTCTGGAATGGTTTTAGGAGTAGAATTGACTAGTCTATGTCTCTGATACAGCTATAGGCCCAGGATTAAAACAGTGTGCTTTTTGAGAGGCCCTCAACTTCTCAGACACTCTGAGAATGTTTGGGTgcacaataaaataaacttaataacAGCTTAGAAGAACTGTTTGCTGTGGTGTCCCCGTGCTCTGTCTTTTGACTTTACACATGCTGTAGTCTGCCTACCTTTTTCCCCACATCATTACTGTGATTTGGATTGAGAAGCAATTGCTTATtgaaatttagaagaaaatttcAATCTCACCCATAGGTTGGTCTGtctgttctgtctttcttttctttctctaaatgtTTCTGATTAAATAAGAAGCTAGCTTAGaataattagaaaacagaatATCCAGATTGCCTAACTTAACCCTTATCTCTTGATGTAGAATATTTTGTTCTTACACTCTTAGAAGTCAGTGCTATTTTTTATATACCAAACAACTGTGTGCTTTACCTAGTGGTGTTGAGGGCGTGTTgtgttattttgctttgttttgttgagacaagttctcactagatacctggtctggaactcagtcttcctgcctcagtttcctgtgtGCTATAACCTGGCTTGTGAGGGTGTTTGGAGGAGGCTTTCGCCTCTTTATGTCTAAGAACTCCTTTTATTGGGGGTTGAGGAATAGTCTGGGGCTAGGAAACAGGAATaactaccttccttccttcctttcttccttccttccttccttctttccttccttccttccttccttccttccttccttccttccttccttccttccttccttccttccttccttccttatgtgATCAATTAATGAGGGTACTGATCTTGTGACTAATCACCATCTTCTTCTACACATGACAGAATACTTACATAGTTATTAGTATGTAGGTTTCTTTGGGACTTGCTCTCCAATTGGAACAAAAAGGTATCAGTAAATATGGCAGGAGATGCTACAACTGGCCAAGGTCTCAGCTAGAACAGAGACTGACTGAAGTTTTGGACTATCTGAAACTTTGTGGGGTCAAGGGAGGATGGTAGTCTAGTTGTTTAAAAGCAGGGGGCAGCTCTCCAAAACTGTCTTGAGAGTTTCTGATCTGTGACCCCTCAAAAGATGCTTGggaggactagggagatggcttggttagtaaagtgcttgctgtacaagcacgTGAGACAGCTGGGTACAGcactgcacatctgtaatctcagtgctgggaaggtagagacaggaggataaccgaggctcactagccagccagtctagctgaatctgaAAGTTCAAGGTTCAGTGAGAACCTCTGCTTCTAAAAATAAGAGGGAGAACAATTAGGAAAGAGAGCAAatttcaacctctggccttcacatgcacacatatatccacataatACATTCGTGTGCACATACAAGGTACTTGCATGTCAAAGGTCCATTCAGATTTAACTGGATGTTGAAAAGGTAGCTACTTCCCTCTTCGTTTCTTGGTTTGCCCATCTCTAAAATGAGATGGTAGTctaaatggggggtggggggtaggctGGTAACAGAAACAGACTGGAGTAGCATACCGGGTCTTGAGGTTGACTCTTTTGTTTCCCATCTGTGTCCTTgggcacaaaaaaaaaaggagtcttaTTTTTAACCTGCAGGTGATCACTGAAGACTAGTAATAACACAGCAGCTGCTCAGTAACTGGTACCTGCTGTTACTTTTATTATGTGTCCTACCTTACAGAGGTATGAGGATTAAATGAGGAAAAGCTCACTCTGtaaaataagaaagcatttttgtcaggcagtggtggcacacacctttaatctcagcattcagcagaggcaggtggatcgctgagttcgaagccagcctgatctacagagtgagttccaggacagccaaggctaaacagagaaaccctgtctcgaaaaaacaaaacaaaaacaaaaaagtaaataaacaaataaaaagaaaagaaagcattctttacagtttttttattattactgccTAGGCCaagttggtttgttgttgtttggcttggtttttgcATCTCTTCACCTGGTATAGAGATTGGAGATTAGGAAAAAGGCCCAGAATGGAAAGGGGATGAACTTTCCATCGTGGAATCCATAGAATAGGTAGTTATTGCTCCTGTTTGGCCTCAGGCTAGTGCAGTGGGGTGGTGAGCACCAGAGACCAGGCTCTAGGCAGCGTagcctccctccacctctctctctctgagcactTGGATACTCTTCCTTCTGCTCTCTGGGCCATTCCAGATGTGCACCGAAGTTTATTTTGTAGTCTTTCGTTTTTTCCAGCCCATCCTTCAGGAAATCACAAATGTCCCGAGCTAGGAGCTTCCCAGACAACAGAAAGGAATGTTCGGGTAAGTTCCGCAGAGTCTAGGTAGGTACTGCAAGAGTTGGGGAAGAGTGTCTTGTTGGGACCACAGATGCCTCTAAATTGGGAAGCCAAAACTGTATGGTAATTTTCCTGGAACTGCTACTCTAAAGTCTCGGGAGCCTAGGAGCTTCAGTGACTCATCCATATTGACTCACTCACAGTCTAGTCTGTCTTCCTCAGATCGGGAGACGCAGCTCTATGATAAAGGAGTCAAAGGTGGAACCTATCCCAGGCGCTACcatgtgtctgtacaccacaAAGACTACAACGATGGTAAGTGCTCTGCACTGCCCCCTGCTGGTTGGCTAGTGAAAGACCACCAAACTTTTGCCtggaaacaaaaatcacaaaaggaGGGTTTAGGGGTTGGTGGAAAGGAAACCAGGTTCTCCCGCCTCTGCATTTTCCCTTATTCCTGAGGCACTGTGCCCTTGAGGGCAAAGAGATAGGGAACTAACCAGATATGGGGGGCGGTGTTGGTAGATGAAGTTGCTGCCACTGGAATGCTGTCCTTTGAGTACACATATATTCCAGGTGCCACCTCTCTAATGCCATTTGCTGCCGCAGCAGCAGATGAACTAAAGCtgtggcagaaggatcaggagtagGATGCTAAACAGAACACACGAGCTGTGGTTTGCCTTTTTGTTGGGCCTGAGGATCAGTCTTATGCCTTCCCTGTGTTCAAGGCTTCTTTAACCAGACAACTTCCTAATCACTGCTTTTGTCTTGATTCTTTGGGAGCCGGGACAGCAGCCTTTCTGGCATGAGTGAGGTGGGATGCACCTGAGCTGGTTGTCACTGCTGTCTCCTTTGCACatctgggtttgtggacagggaTCTGACTTGCTCTGTCCTTATTCCTGCACTTTTTTAGGCAGAAGAACGTTTCCCAGAATACGGCGGCATCAAGGCAACCTATTCACTCTGGTGCCCTCGAGCCGCTCCCTGAGCACAAATGGCGAGAACATGGGTGTAGCTGTGCAATACCTGGACCCCCGTGGGCGCCTGCGGAGTGCAGACAGCGAGAACGCCCTCTCTGTGCAGGAAAGGAGCGTGCCAACCAAATGTGAGAAGTGTCCCTGAGTAGGAGAGTGCTCTGGGTGCTGAGACAAGCTGCAGGGACAAGAGCACAGCTGTGCCACTGTGGCTGCAGGGACAAGAGCACAGCCAGTGTCTCAGCGACAGGCTGCTCTGGTGCATCCCCCCCTCTCAGAGAGTTTTAGAGGAGGCAGCACACCCCAGAATGGAGAAGCCGTTTCTTCTTCCTGGTCTTCAGTTTTCCCGTGTTTAAGCTAAAGGGTACACTCTCAGTCCTTGCCACAGTCACTTCTTTAGGAGCagctaggcatgatggtgtatacctggaatctcagcactcaggaagcttgAGGCAGGATGGTCGAAtgcttgaggccaacctgagtttCATAGTAGTTCATGGCCAGCATGTGGTACACaccaaggccctgtctcaaaaacaaagaagagatgaaaagaaTGTTTAGgagctttgaaaataaagttatttgaTCAACACAGAAAGCCATCTTACCAGTGCCCTGCTTCCCAGAACTGTCCTTGAGGTCCTGTTGACCAAGGCCGTGGGGCTGCAAGACAAGGAAGGGGTGGGTGGTGCTGGTTCTGTGATTGCCGGTAGGACAGGAGGCTCCACGTACAGAAAGTTCATGATCTAATGCTCTCTCGTGCTGTTCTCTGTAGCTCCTAGTGCTCCCGTCAATTGGCGTCGGGGGAAGCTCCTGGGTCAAGGTGCCTTTGGCAGGGTCTATTTGTGCTATGATGTGGACACAGGACGTGAACTTGCTTCTAAGCAGGTCCAGTTTGACCCAGATAGTCCTGAGACAAGCAAGGTATGGCCTTCCCCACACACAaacctccagcccctccctctagCCAAAACACCTATTGAGTACTTGCCTAAGGTGATACAAGTTACTGCCCATAACTTCCTCCCAAGCTTTTTTGCTGTTCATCTTAGCCCTAGCCAAGGGGTGAAGGGCTAACGTCCCAAAGCGTGTGGATCCACTAGGAAAAGAACTGCATCCATGCTGAAGTCCTAGCAACCTAAACTGAGATATGACCAATTTCCCAAAGGGCTCTCTTTGGACCCATTCCCCAGACAGAGCCTTGGCCAGGAGGAAGCTGTGGAGCTCACCATTTGTCCTTTGGAAGTAGGAGTCACACAGTCTATACCTCATGTGAATAGACAGACAGTTACTTGAAGCAGGCCTCTGTAGCCCCTCCTTCATGTTCGCCTCCCTCTGGGTAAGGAATGCTGCATCCCAAGGGCCACCCAGCATTGTGGCCAAGGGCCAGACATGTGGAGAGTTTGCCGTTCTCCAGCTGAAGTTCCCAAAGAAGACTCCTAGGAGTCATAGTCTAGGGCAAGAAAAGCTGCCCCAGGTGGGCTGAACTGGGCCCTGAGTAGCCAGGTGACCGACCAGTGGTCCCTCCCTCTCTAGGAGGTGAGCGCTCTCGAGTGTGAGATCCAGTTGCTGAAGAACTTGCAGCATGAACGCATTGTGCAGTACTACGGCTGTCTGCGGGACCGTGCTGAGAAGATCCTCACCATCTTCATGGAGTACATGCCCGGGGTATGTGCCTTGGGTGCATGCGGGACTCACACCAGAGGCCTTGACCTAGGGCTAGTAGCTGTGGGCGTGGGTCACCCTTGACCTGGGCCTGGCCTGACGAGGTTCTGGGAGACCATGTGCAGTGATGGCGGCGTTTGATGTCAAGAGGGCCCTGCTTTGGGCTACAGAGAGGGTGTGAGATGAGAAACGTCCCAGGTTCTATCTAACTTGAGGGCCCGAGGGGGCTGGTTCAAGTCAACACAGCCTCTGCCTCGAACAGAGGGTCTCCTCAGCCTGCTCTTGAGGCCTGCTAGCTTGAGATAAGGACTGTCGCAGGATTTTCCTGAGCTGTGTGACAGCCCCTGCAAAAGTGGCCCGTGCATGCAAATGAGACTCAGATGAGTCACCACTGTGCTACAGTACTGGGACTGCAAATAACCTTGTCTCTTCTCATAAGCTAGCCTGAGAGACTCTCTTGACTCCTTGCGGTCTATTAGGGCTCTGTAAAAGACCAGCTGAAGGCCTATGGAGCTCTGACAGAGAGTGTGACCCGCAAGTATACCCGGCAGATCCTGGAGGGCATGTCATACCTGCATAGCAACATGATTGTGCATCGGGACATCAAGGGTGAGTAGAGGTAAAGCTGTGGCAGAGCCATCAAGACCTAGGTTCAGCCAGacacagtggtgcacgcctttaatcctagtgcttggaagggaggcaaaggcaagcagatcgctgtgagttagagccagcctgatcaacatagtgaattccaggccagtcaggcctCCATAGTGAGGCCTAGGTTCAAGGCTACCAATCACTAACTTAACTGCTCTGAGCTTTCTGAAAAATAAGACCCCAATTGCTTCCTTAATTGGAGATAGGTGTAAAAATTGGTTGAGTAGTGTGGGGAAAATACCCTAAAATGCAAATGTTGACTATGGGGGTGATCCCTTTTATACTGTGAAGTCTCTGTGCAGCTTATACCTAAGTCACTGGTGGCCCTAGCCTTCCCACTGGCCTTCGTCACCTGGAAGgggagataaaagaaaaatataagagGGTCCAAAGTTGTAGCCTCTGCCCTTTCGTGCCTTAGGAGCCAATATCCTCCGAGACTCAGCTGGGAATGTGAAGCTTGGGGATTTTGGGGCCAGCAAACGCCTACAGACCATCTGCATGTCAGGGACAGGCATGCGCTCTGTCACTGGCACCCCCTACTGGATGAGCCCTGAAGTCATCAGCGGCGAGGGCTACGGAAGGAAGGCAGACGTGTGGTGAGCACTGGGGTGTCCCGGGAACCTATCTCCCCGCCTGAGCTGAAGATTCTCTAAAGCAGATAGGAACTTGTGGACTTGACAGTATGAGAAAGAGGGACTGAGGACCTATCCTTGCTGGCTTGTTGCACCCAAGGCTTAGATTCAGGGTATGGGAGCGGGGCGGGTGTAAATGGAATGAATTTTGATCCCAAACAACAAAGGGTTATTGCTAAGGACTTAGGCCATGGGGGTCAAAATCTCTCATATTTGCTGGACTTCTTTAAGAAGCAGGGTTTGAGCTGGATGTTGTggtacttttaatcccagcactggggaggcagaggtaggtggatatctgggggttcaagaccagccaggtctacagagtgagttccaagccaaccaggAACATAATGAAAccatttctccaaaaaaaaaaaaaaaaaaaagcaggttctGGGGCTACGGAGGATGGGAtgatggttaagaacacttgttgtactagtgtgaggacctgagttcaagtcctagcTCTCACAGGAGAAGCTAGGCATGGTTTctcatgcctgtaactccagcattggtaggcagacacaggtggatcctGAGAGCTCTGTGGCCAGCAGTCTCACTAAAAAAGCAAGCTTCCATTTCactgagagaccatgtctcagagcAGTAGGGGAAGAGACACTtgtcctgctctggcttctgcacacacacacacagacacactcagatgcatgtaacacacacacagcaagtctCTAAATCAGAGTAGACTCAGCTCTTCTTGTACCCAAACAGTTTGCATTTGATTTACTTATCTTTTATGTCTATCCTCAGAAAGGACCCAAGAGTTACAAGAACTTCTCTTCTTGGAAAGCTACCATGGGTTGTCCTCCAAAAATGTCTAATTCCTAACTGCCAAAACCTATAAACGTAACCTATATGGTAGCAGGGCTTCTGTAACTGTGAGACATTATCCTGAGTTATCTGGGTGGGCCTGGGGTAATGATGAGATCCTTAGAAAAGCAGGTCAGAGTGGGTAGTGGGAAATGTGGCAAAGGACAGTCAAGGAGTGAGGGAACAGACGCTAAGAGACACAAGTGAGCTTGGGGTAGCTATTGCTTaataagtaagtgtgtgtgtgggggggggggtgagacagggtttttctgtgtatccctggctgtcctggaactcacttcataaaccagactggccttgaactcaacaaagatctgcctgcctctgcctcctgggtgctgggattaaaggtgtgcgccacttaGTAATATTGAATATGCTAAATACACACAAGGCCTTGGATTCAGTGTTGCACATGAGCAAGACATAGACAGGAAGAAATGTAGACGTCCCCCAGAAGCTGGAAAAGCAAGGAAGTAAGAGCTAGCAACACCAACAGGAAACTAATCTAGTTCTCTTGGAGTCTGTCGGTTCTCTTTTCCAGTCTCAGTAAGTACCCTTAGTTTGGTCTGTTTGCCCTTCATTGTGCCCTGAGAAAGATACCTCCTTTCCTCACAGCTGGTAGGCTGGCTGACAGGTGACAAGGTTCTCTCTTCTAGGAGCCTGGGCTGTACTGTAGTGGAGATGTTGACAGAGAAACCACCTTGGGCAGAGTATGAAGCTATGGCTGCCATTTTCAAGATCGCCACCCAG
This Peromyscus maniculatus bairdii isolate BWxNUB_F1_BW_parent chromosome 8, HU_Pman_BW_mat_3.1, whole genome shotgun sequence DNA region includes the following protein-coding sequences:
- the Map3k3 gene encoding mitogen-activated protein kinase kinase kinase 3 isoform X4, which produces MDEQEALDSIMKDLVALQMSRRPRVSGYETMKNKDTGHPNRQSDVRIKFEHNGERRIIAFSRPVRYEDVEHKVTTVFGQPLDLHYMNNELSILLKNQDDLDKAIDILDRSSSMKSLRILLLSQDRNHTSSSPHSGVSKQVRIKPSQSAGDINTIYQAPEPRSRHLSVSSQNPGRSSPPPGYVPERQQHIARQGSYTSINSEGEFIPETSEQCMLDPLSSAENSLSGSCQSLDSPSFRKSQMSRARSFPDNRKECSDRETQLYDKGVKGGTYPRRYHVSVHHKDYNDGRRTFPRIRRHQGNLFTLVPSSRSLSTNGENMGVAVQYLDPRGRLRSADSENALSVQERSVPTKSPSAPVNWRRGKLLGQGAFGRVYLCYDVDTGRELASKQVQFDPDSPETSKEVSALECEIQLLKNLQHERIVQYYGCLRDRAEKILTIFMEYMPGGSVKDQLKAYGALTESVTRKYTRQILEGMSYLHSNMIVHRDIKGANILRDSAGNVKLGDFGASKRLQTICMSGTGMRSVTGTPYWMSPEVISGEGYGRKADVWSLGCTVVEMLTEKPPWAEYEAMAAIFKIATQPTNPQLPSHISEHGRDFLRRIFVEARQRPSAEELLTHHFAQLVY
- the Map3k3 gene encoding mitogen-activated protein kinase kinase kinase 3 isoform X2; this translates as MDEQEALDSIMKDLVALQMSRRPRVSGYETMKNKDTGHPNRQSDVRIKFEHNGERRIIAFSRPVRYEDVEHKVTTVFGQPLDLHYMNNELSILLKNQDDLDKAIDILDRSSSMKSLRILLLSQDRNHTSSSPHSGVSKQVRIKPSQSAGDINTIYQAPEPRSRHLSVRGDSLAQKCSQNPGRSSPPPGYVPERQQHIARQGSYTSINSEGEFIPETSEQCMLDPLSSAENSLSGSCQSLDSPSFRKSQMSRARSFPDNRKECSDRETQLYDKGVKGGTYPRRYHVSVHHKDYNDGRRTFPRIRRHQGNLFTLVPSSRSLSTNGENMGVAVQYLDPRGRLRSADSENALSVQERSVPTKSPSAPVNWRRGKLLGQGAFGRVYLCYDVDTGRELASKQVQFDPDSPETSKEVSALECEIQLLKNLQHERIVQYYGCLRDRAEKILTIFMEYMPGGSVKDQLKAYGALTESVTRKYTRQILEGMSYLHSNMIVHRDIKGANILRDSAGNVKLGDFGASKRLQTICMSGTGMRSVTGTPYWMSPEVISGEGYGRKADVWSLGCTVVEMLTEKPPWAEYEAMAAIFKIATQPTNPQLPSHISEHGRDFLRRIFVEARQRPSAEELLTHHFAQLVY
- the Map3k3 gene encoding mitogen-activated protein kinase kinase kinase 3 isoform X1, encoding MDEQEALDSIMKDLVALQMSRRPRVSGYETMKNKDTGHPNRQSDVRIKFEHNGERRIIAFSRPVRYEDVEHKVTTVFGQPLDLHYMNNELSILLKNQDDLDKAIDILDRSSSMKSLRILLLSQDRNHTSSSPHSGVSKQVRIKPSQSAGDINTIYQAPEPRSRHLSVRGDSLAQKCSQNPGRSSPPPGYVPERQQHIARQGSYTSINSEGEFIPETSEQCMLDPLSSAENSLSGSCQSLDRSADSPSFRKSQMSRARSFPDNRKECSDRETQLYDKGVKGGTYPRRYHVSVHHKDYNDGRRTFPRIRRHQGNLFTLVPSSRSLSTNGENMGVAVQYLDPRGRLRSADSENALSVQERSVPTKSPSAPVNWRRGKLLGQGAFGRVYLCYDVDTGRELASKQVQFDPDSPETSKEVSALECEIQLLKNLQHERIVQYYGCLRDRAEKILTIFMEYMPGGSVKDQLKAYGALTESVTRKYTRQILEGMSYLHSNMIVHRDIKGANILRDSAGNVKLGDFGASKRLQTICMSGTGMRSVTGTPYWMSPEVISGEGYGRKADVWSLGCTVVEMLTEKPPWAEYEAMAAIFKIATQPTNPQLPSHISEHGRDFLRRIFVEARQRPSAEELLTHHFAQLVY
- the Map3k3 gene encoding mitogen-activated protein kinase kinase kinase 3 isoform X5, which produces MDEQEALDSIMKDLVALQMSRRPRVSGYETMKNKDTGHPNRQKRHKSSSSALLNSPTLTTSSCAGAGETKKVLSDVRIKFEHNGERRIIAFSRPVRYEDVEHKVTTVFGQPLDLHYMNNELSILLKNQDDLDKAIDILDRSSSMKSLRILLLSQDRNHTSSSPHSGVSKQVRIKPSQSAGDINTIYQAPEPRSRHLSVSSQNPGRSSPPPGYVPERQQHIARQGSYTSINSEGEFIPETSEQCMLDPLSSAENSLSGSCQSLDRSADSPSFRKSQMSRARSFPDNRKECSDRETQLYDKGVKGGTYPRRYHVSVHHKDYNDGRRTFPRIRRHQGNLFTLVPSSRSLSTNGENMGVAVQYLDPRGRLRSADSENALSVQERSVPTKSPSAPVNWRRGKLLGQGAFGRVYLCYDVDTGRELASKQVQFDPDSPETSKEVSALECEIQLLKNLQHERIVQYYGCLRDRAEKILTIFMEYMPGGSVKDQLKAYGALTESVTRKYTRQILEGMSYLHSNMIVHRDIKGANILRDSAGNVKLGDFGASKRLQTICMSGTGMRSVTGTPYWMSPEVISGEGYGRKADVWSLGCTVVEMLTEKPPWAEYEAMAAIFKIATQPTNPQLPSHISEHGRDFLRRIFVEARQRPSAEELLTHHFAQLVY
- the Map3k3 gene encoding mitogen-activated protein kinase kinase kinase 3 isoform X3, with translation MDEQEALDSIMKDLVALQMSRRPRVSGYETMKNKDTGHPNRQSDVRIKFEHNGERRIIAFSRPVRYEDVEHKVTTVFGQPLDLHYMNNELSILLKNQDDLDKAIDILDRSSSMKSLRILLLSQDRNHTSSSPHSGVSKQVRIKPSQSAGDINTIYQAPEPRSRHLSVSSQNPGRSSPPPGYVPERQQHIARQGSYTSINSEGEFIPETSEQCMLDPLSSAENSLSGSCQSLDRSADSPSFRKSQMSRARSFPDNRKECSDRETQLYDKGVKGGTYPRRYHVSVHHKDYNDGRRTFPRIRRHQGNLFTLVPSSRSLSTNGENMGVAVQYLDPRGRLRSADSENALSVQERSVPTKSPSAPVNWRRGKLLGQGAFGRVYLCYDVDTGRELASKQVQFDPDSPETSKEVSALECEIQLLKNLQHERIVQYYGCLRDRAEKILTIFMEYMPGGSVKDQLKAYGALTESVTRKYTRQILEGMSYLHSNMIVHRDIKGANILRDSAGNVKLGDFGASKRLQTICMSGTGMRSVTGTPYWMSPEVISGEGYGRKADVWSLGCTVVEMLTEKPPWAEYEAMAAIFKIATQPTNPQLPSHISEHGRDFLRRIFVEARQRPSAEELLTHHFAQLVY